From one Plasmodium coatneyi strain Hackeri chromosome 9, complete sequence genomic stretch:
- a CDS encoding SICA antigen encodes MAPSIRDFLNFQLKQMQKHGPEAAGDQLWTNLKQMLKAIPGYLEVEDSTLQAWCSKETARSTVEGFQEKQWDPTLCKMLSKLILWMNGRNQNGEKQQMGMGTSEGEDMELMFRCIAGNVVIWAMFGNHCLLKMMLEYTAQAVDAILLAFFKQGEDRKCGHHDFSQIRIGAQLLGTLVKGWVDENKKNLSGYSTVKDWEDKVCQGNSNKIIPGSGVNGEKSKMKEITGYGQKEMQEIKEVVENEEFLTESSAKELIGKVKNDELNDDTDLGNVVQQKVKEDQQKKAALAASKAGVQLDKGEELNNGVNRRPEVKLDKGNKPDNGERKLDKGGKNLDKGGKNLDKGGKYLDKGSDRTRRNGTSRKDCSKETDLCVRAKCVTTQWGENRVYGGSTPWNLFWVSDVKRRLDPLSIAMTNKTKEDHELCKELEKKGGTTSEANKKACNFIVRGLEHIYKIEKGKVQENDRKDPNREAQKKKEHADNQIFHRTMSCVLLNAFADKLIERTNGHMCPITEEIIQEMFKEGNRKSAEWCRGKNKEDEDMNCEVCERKPNLTCQIGDKNEYNVKNEVDNLFNGEHGTNIQKTLTDINSINNTLCARAQCVTTKWFKNRINAAKDKQDWCTFWGEQDVGKVLKDLSTAMKNGKTVNNNLCEGIKVTNGTPSEANKKACNFIVRGLEDIYKKEPYGHWTHKVDEEKNKDNQQFYRTVGCIILNLYADKLEKQPCISKEVIDQAFGLSDQIKKGTLCNNDPNCVECTREKSYSTCTLSVKTDLLDERKSQKCEEDRKNIRNKLDRMLNDNQHIKTTLTTINNASTLCQGAQCVTKKWSKNRSGKPESEAWEDVKGYVGGLSGDIITNESIVGSYCNIIKGQDSKIVTDTEKKACRLIGAGLKHIYEIKADVGNNTPDEKRKAEDDRLFKQTMLCLLLNAYADKLEREVKAPCKVDEQTIAQAFEKGNENKDNWCVEKKKGGDCVECKREPNLKCTIGAEKVEEKLKPMLDTNDKITKTVTTMSTLSSNLCQRSQCVISQWTRDKREEEKGKTKVGEKVKEIWETHIWDGMKGKIDPLAEAISKEDLSMQSYCNDVDEGAKKAACKQIVSGLMHVYKTQVEQSSETSAKGNNKIFHQTMKCAFLNVYADTLKELPCKPEEGVNKAFDASGTIMGTACSGGDCEVCKMEPDLNCTGGRKKGNIWNTVKEKLDGNQKIQNALKKICPPPAKVPEVPKAAETNAHQPEIGSTRSDVTGNDIDILPTLSTDWIPPNATLEDDDDGLPTHTEPLGSPQLYNLLQQVTKTLLPLVQASLNLLNPHLKQEQFYNLLGNKLNPLIILKVLLDPVVQEAGILVLLVLVWLVSLEQVSLWSQVQVFQGLLVLLVIVYFALGKKRRRHRREEQLTSPPLQEQLLSHVDDHLGQHEYTLIKERKQPRYVPKGRKREDPRRRVAHRTIIDIHLEVLDEYQRGDKQLAQKDFFEILVQEFMGSEFIKEENVPKENVSKEQVPSLDYGFRVDVPKENVPKEMIPEEVIPKEQVLSSDFGFRDEERCS; translated from the exons ATGGCACCTAGCATAAGGGATTTTCTCAATTTCCAGTTGAAGCAGATGCAGAAACATGGGCCTGAAGCTGCTGGT GATCAATTATGGACCAATTTAAAACAAATGTTGAAAGCAATTCCTGGTTACTTGGAAGTTGAAGATAGTACTCTGCAGGCCTGGTGTAGTAAGGAGACCGCAAGAAGTACGGTGGAAGGATTTCAGGAGAAACAATGGGATCCAACATTATGTAAAATGTTAAGTAAGTTAATCCTTTGGATGAATGGTCGAAATCAGAATGGTGAGAAGCAACAAATGGGGATGGGAACAAGTGAAGGAGAAGATATGGAACTCATGTTTCGGTGTATTGCAGGAAATGTAGTAATTTGGGCTATGTTTGGCAATCATTGTTTATTGAAAATGATGTTGGAATATACAGCGCAGGCAGTGGATGCAATATTGTTAGCGTTTTTTAAACAGGGGGAAGATAGAAAATGTGGTCATCACGATTTTAGTCAAATAAGAATCGGTGCACAATTATTAGGTACCTTAGTAAAAGGGTGGGTggacgaaaataaaaaaaatttaagtggTTACAGCACTGTTAAGGATTGGGAAGATAAAGTATGCCAAGGGAAtagtaataaaataattcccGGAAGTGGAgtgaatggggaaaaaagtaaaatgaaggagataACTGGATATGGGCAGAAGGAAAtgcaagaaataaaagaagtagttgaaaatgaagaatttcTAACGGAAAGTAGCGCAAAAGAACTAATAGGGAAAGTAAAGAATGATGAGTTAAACGACGATACAGACCTAGGGAATGTGGTTCAGCAGAAGGTTAAGGAGGACCAGCAGAAGAAAGCGGCACTAGCAGCAAGTAAAGCAG GGGTccaactggacaagggggaggAACTGAACAACGGGGTTAACCGGAGACCCGAGGTTAAGCTGGATAAAGGGAACAAACCGGACaatggggaaaggaaactggacaaggggggaaagaacctggacaaggggggaaagaacctggacaaggggggaaagtaCCTGGACAAGGGATCTGACCGGACAAGAAGGAATGGGACATCCC GCAAGGACTGCAGTAAGGAAACTGACTTATGTGTTCGCGCAAAATGTGTAACAACACAATGGGGAGAAAATAGAGTGTATGGAGGAAGTACTCCCTGG AATCTCTTCTGGGTTTCTGACGTCAAGAGGAGATTGGACCCACTGTCCATTGCTATGACCAATAAAACTAAAGAGGACCATGAGCTATGCAAGGAACTTGAGAAGAAAGGTGGCACAACTTcagaagcaaacaaaaaagcatgtaattttattgttaggggtttagaacatatatataaaattgaaaaagggaaggtacAGGAGAATGACAGGAAAGACCCAAATAGAGAGgcacagaaaaagaaggaacatgCTGATAACCAAATATTCCATCGAACTATGTCCTGCGTCTTATTAAATGCATTTGCGGACAAATTGATAGAGAGAACAAATGGACACATGTGTCCTATCACAGAGGAAATAATACAAGAaatgtttaaggaaggaaataggAAGAGCGCTGAATGGTGTAGGGGTAAGAATAAGGAAGATGAAGACATGAATTGTGAAGTGTGTGAAAGGAAGCCCAACTTAACTTGCCAAATAGGCGATAAGAACGAATACAATGTGAAGAACGAAGTGGATAATCTGTTCAATGGGGAGCATGGTACCAACATACAAAAAACTCTGACTGATATAAATTCTATAAATAATACCTTATGTGCTCGTGCACAATGTGTAACAACCAAATGGTTtaaaaacagaataaatgCTGCCAAGGATAAACAAGACTGG tgtacattttggggGGAGCAGGACGTTGGAAAAGTATTGAAAGATCTGTCTACTGCTatgaagaatggaaaaacagTGAATAACAACCTGTGTGAGGGTATTAAAGTGACAAATGGTACACCTTCcgaagcaaacaaaaaagcatgtaattttattgttaggggtttggaagacatatataagaaggaGCCATATGGGCATTGGACGCACAAAGttgatgaggaaaaaaacaaggaCAACCAACAATTTTATCGTACTGTGGGATGCATCATCTTGAACTTATACGCAGATAAATTGGAAAAACAGCCTTGTATAAGCAAAGAAGTAATAGATCAGGCCTTTGGTTTAAGTGACCAAATTAAGAAAGGAACTCTATGTAATAATGATCCTAATTGCGTTGAATGTACAAGAGAGAAGAGCTATTCAACGTGCACACTAAGCGTGAAGACAGACCTGTTggatgaaagaaaaagtcaaaaatgcgaagaagacagaaaaaatataaggaataaaTTGGATAGGATGCTCAACGACAATCAGCACATAAAAACAACTCTCACTACCATAAATAATGCAAGTACTTTATGTCAAGGAGCACAATGTGTAACGAAGAAATGGTCAAAGAATAGGAGCGGCAAACCTGAA AGTGAAGCTTGGGAGGATGTAAAGGGTTATGTAGGAGGACTCTCTGGGGACATAATTACGAATGAATCAATTGTGGGTAGTTACTGTAATATTATTAAAGGGCAAGATAGTAAAATAGTCACGgacacagagaaaaaagcaTGCCGACTCATAGGTGCAGGtttaaagcatatttatGAAATAAAAGCAGATGTAGGGAATAATACTCCCGATGAGAAAAGAAAGGCTGAAGATGACCGGTTATTTAAGCAAACCATGTTATGCCTCCTCCTAAATGCCTATGCGGATAAGTTGGAACGGGAGGTTAAAGCCCCCTGTAAGGTCGATGAGCAAACAATAGCACAAgcatttgaaaaaggaaatgaaaataaggaTAATTGGTGtgtggaaaagaagaagggtggTGATTGTGTTGAATGTAAAAGAGAACCTAATCTAAAGTGTACAATAGGTGCAGAGAAAGTGGAGGAAAAGTTGAAACCAATGCTCGACACAAATgacaaaataacaaaaacTGTAACTACTATGAGTACTCTAAGTAGTAACTTATGTCAACGTTCACAATGTGTAATATCACAATGGACCAGggacaaaagggaagaggaaaagggaaaaacgaagGTCGGGGAGAAGGTCAAAGAAATTTGGGAG ACGCACATTTGGGATGGTATGAAGGGAAAGATCGACCCACTTGCCGAGGCCATATCTAAGGAAGACCTCAGTATGCAGAGTTATTGCAATGACGTTGACGAAGGAGCAAAGAAAGCAGCATGCAAACAAATTGTCAGTGGACTGATGCATGTATACAAAACTCAAGTGGAACAAAGCAGTGAAACAAGTGCAAagggaaataataaaatattccaTCAAACTATGAAATGCGCCTTCCTGAATGTTTATGCAGATACATTAAAGGAGCTTCCGTGTAAACCAGAGGAAGGCGTAAATAAGGCATTTGATGCCAGTGGAACAATTATGGGAACTGCGTGCTCAGGTGGTGATTGTGAGGTGTGTAAAATGGAACCCGACCTAAATTGCACAGGGGGCcggaagaaaggaaatatatgGAATACAGTAAAAGAGAAGCTCGACGGTAATCAAAAAATACAGAATGCTCTAAAGAAAATATGCCCACCACCTGCCAAAGTTCCTGAAGTACCAAAGGCAGCGGAAACCAACGCTCACCAACCTGAAATAGGGAGTACTAGGTCAGATGTTACAGGTAACGACATTGATATTCTGCCAACTCTTAGCACTGATTGGATTCCCCCTAATGCAACACTTgaggacgatgatgatggaCTTCCA ACCCACACGGAACCATTGGGCAGCCCCCAACTTTACAACCTGCTTCAACAGGTGACCAAAACCCTACTTCCCCTAGTCCAGGCATCACTG AACCTACTCAACCCACACCTCAAGCAGGAGcag TTTTACAACCTTCTGGGGAACAAACTCAACCCACTCATCATTCTcaaa GTTCTTCTGGACCCGGTAGTACAGGAAGCTGGAATCCTGGTTCTTCTGGTCCTGGTGTGGTTGGTGTCCCTGGAGCAGGTATCCCTGTGGTCCCAGGTGCAGGTGTTCCAGGGGCTGTTAGTCCTGCTGGTGATAGTG tatttTGCACTAGGTAAAAAACGACGACGTCATAGAAGAGAGGAACAGTTAACCTCTCCCCCCTTacaagaacaactcctttctcatgtggacgaccacCTTGGTcaacatgaatataccttaataaaggaacgaaaacaacCAAGATATGTTCCAAAGGgtaggaaaagggaagatccCCGCCGCCGTGTGGCTCACCGCacgattattgatattcatttagaagtcttagacgaatatCAAAGGGGGGACAAACAATTGGCCCAGaaggacttttttgaaattttggttcaagaatttatgggaagtgagtttataaaagaagaaaatgttcctaaggaaaatgtttctaaggaacaggttccaagtttagattacgggtttagggttgatgttcctaaagaaaatgttcctaaggaaatgATTCCTGAGGAAGTTAtccctaaggaacaggttctaAGTTCAGATTTTGGGTTTAGGGACGAAGAAAGGTGTTCCTAG
- a CDS encoding Small GTPase Rab6 has product MDEFQNSGLNKYKLVFLGEQAVGKTSIITRFMYDTFDNNYQSTIGIDFLSKTLYLDEGPVRLQLWDTAGQERFRSLIPSYIRDSAAAIVVYDITNRQSFENTTKWIQDIINERGKDVIIALVGNKTDLGDLRKVTYEEGMQKAQEYNTMFHETSAKAGHNIKVLFKKIAAKLPNLDNSNSNDANVVDIQLTNNAAANEKNIFSKCMC; this is encoded by the exons ATGGACGAATTTCAGA ATTCAGGGCTAAATAAGTACAAACTTGTTTTTCTAGGAGAG CAAGCTGTTGGGAAAACTTCGATAATTACAAGATTTATGTATGACACCTTTGACAACAACTATCAG TCCACCATCGGGATCGACTTTCTCAGCAAAACCTTGTACCTGGATGAGGGGCCAGTACGCCTGCAACTATGGGACACGGCTGGTCAGGAACGATTCCGAAGTTTAATACCAAGTTACATCAGAGACTCAGCTGCAGCTATCGTTGTTTATGACATTACCAACAGGCAGTCATTCGAAAATACAACCAAATGGATACAAGACATTATAAACGAAAGAGGGAAAGACGTGATCATCGCCCTAGTGGGAAATAAAACTGACTTAGGAGATCTCAGGAAAGTTACATACGAAGAAGGTATGCAGAAGGCTCAAGAGTACAACACAATGTTCCATGAAACCAGTGCCAAAGCGGGACACAATATAAAAGtcttgtttaaaaaaattgccgcCAAGTTACCGAATCTTGATAATTCCAACTCGAACGATGCGAATGTCGTCGACATACAGCTCACAAACAATGCTGCGGcgaatgagaaaaatattttcagcAAGTGTATGTGTTAA